One stretch of Nicotiana tabacum cultivar K326 chromosome 18, ASM71507v2, whole genome shotgun sequence DNA includes these proteins:
- the LOC142172774 gene encoding uncharacterized protein LOC142172774, producing MALMGFNGKMDIATLIWNNITQPKHRFIVWLVVKYRLLTQERLAHLHIQVENANCCLCNSGIMETPQHLFGECSWFKTAREALLSWACIQMQPVTVNQVFKSIRWKHWKHIQKEIVASIWSDLVYHTWRARN from the coding sequence ATGGCCCTTATGGGGTTCAATGGGAAGATGGATATTGCTACTTTGATATGGAACAATATTACTCAACCAAAGCACAGATTCATCGTGTGGTTGGTTGTTAAGTATAGGTTGCTCACTCAGGAGAGACTTGCTCATCTGCACATTCAGGTGGAGAATGCTAATTGCTGCTTATGTAATTCAGGTATTATGGAAACCCCTCAACACTTATTTGGAGAGTGTTCCTGGTTCAAAACTGCTAGGGAGGCCTTGTTGTCATGGGCATGTATTCAAATGCAGCCTGTTACTGTCAACCAAGTGTTCAAAAGTATCAGATGGAAACATTGGAAGCATATACAAAAAGAGATTGTTGCATCCATTTGGAGTGATCTAGTTTACCATACATGGAGAGCTCGAAATTAG
- the LOC107817585 gene encoding uncharacterized protein LOC107817585 isoform X2 yields MEVFEEILDFCAWVEKLIYVAPMERRSWKYLSRRFGWKVKTHGFVIRGVSPASVSSARLTVSLAQETIPRSFSKRKVDGACGSEEEEEELEEGSLVRGPRVRRRVISDDEAILSPSSIPVNEPADATLVNSNEEMNAPPRESTDKLFSRGFDSGDFGPIFEELPFASLPVSVPVCSQSTVPITAATAPSVAAFTSSTIPISTTSHVEVGTSNSNRVMKKVTIKSLKMVIC; encoded by the exons ATGGAAGTTTTTGAAGAGATCCTTGACTTTTGTGCTTGGGTAGAAAAATTAATATATGTTGCTCCTATGGAGAGAAGATCTTGGAAGTACCTTTCTCGGAGATTTGGGTGGAAAGTTAAAACACACG GATTTGTCATTCGTGGTGTTAGTCCTGCTTCTGTTTCATCTGCAAGACTTACGGTGAGTCTTGCTCAAGAAACGATTCCAAGGTCTTTTTCAAAGAGGAAGGTTGATGGAGCCTGTGGctcagaggaagaagaagaagaactagaGGAAGGTTCTTTAGTTCGTGGACCTCGAGTTAGGAGGCGCGTTATTTCAGATGATGAAGCCATACTTTCTCCAAGTTCAATTCCTGTCAACGAGCCTGCAGATGCTACTTTAGTGAATTCTAATGAAGAGATGAATGCTCCTCCTCGTGAATCTACTGATAAGTTGTTTTCCCGTGGTTTTGATAGTGGTGATTTTGGTCCCATTTTTGAAGAGTTACCCTTTGCTTCTCTTCCAGTGTCAGTCCCCGTCTGTTCTCAATCTACCGTTCCTATTACTGCTGCTACAGCTCCTTCCGTGGCTGCTTTTACTTCCTCAACTATACCTATTTCTACTACTTCTCATGTTGAAGTTGGTACCTCTAATAGCAATAGAGTGATGAAAAAGGTTACCATAAAGTCCCTGAAGATGGTAATCTGTTGA
- the LOC107817585 gene encoding uncharacterized protein LOC107817585 isoform X1 — protein MSFPEKWNFAPTMEVFEEILDFCAWVEKLIYVAPMERRSWKYLSRRFGWKVKTHGFVIRGVSPASVSSARLTVSLAQETIPRSFSKRKVDGACGSEEEEEELEEGSLVRGPRVRRRVISDDEAILSPSSIPVNEPADATLVNSNEEMNAPPRESTDKLFSRGFDSGDFGPIFEELPFASLPVSVPVCSQSTVPITAATAPSVAAFTSSTIPISTTSHVEVGTSNSNRVMKKVTIKSLKMVIC, from the exons atgtctttTCCAgaaaagtggaattttgcac CAACTATGGAAGTTTTTGAAGAGATCCTTGACTTTTGTGCTTGGGTAGAAAAATTAATATATGTTGCTCCTATGGAGAGAAGATCTTGGAAGTACCTTTCTCGGAGATTTGGGTGGAAAGTTAAAACACACG GATTTGTCATTCGTGGTGTTAGTCCTGCTTCTGTTTCATCTGCAAGACTTACGGTGAGTCTTGCTCAAGAAACGATTCCAAGGTCTTTTTCAAAGAGGAAGGTTGATGGAGCCTGTGGctcagaggaagaagaagaagaactagaGGAAGGTTCTTTAGTTCGTGGACCTCGAGTTAGGAGGCGCGTTATTTCAGATGATGAAGCCATACTTTCTCCAAGTTCAATTCCTGTCAACGAGCCTGCAGATGCTACTTTAGTGAATTCTAATGAAGAGATGAATGCTCCTCCTCGTGAATCTACTGATAAGTTGTTTTCCCGTGGTTTTGATAGTGGTGATTTTGGTCCCATTTTTGAAGAGTTACCCTTTGCTTCTCTTCCAGTGTCAGTCCCCGTCTGTTCTCAATCTACCGTTCCTATTACTGCTGCTACAGCTCCTTCCGTGGCTGCTTTTACTTCCTCAACTATACCTATTTCTACTACTTCTCATGTTGAAGTTGGTACCTCTAATAGCAATAGAGTGATGAAAAAGGTTACCATAAAGTCCCTGAAGATGGTAATCTGTTGA